The sequence TTCGCTATGACCGCATCCATTGACCGGGTTTCTTTCTGTATCTCCGTCTTCTCTATCTCCGATTCCTTCTCCAGCCTTTTGAGTTCCACCTGGGAGGTCTCGTAGTCTTTCTTGAGGTCTTCTACCTTGTCCATGAGGACGAGGACGTCCTCCTCGGTCCGGTCGTTGGCCTCCTTCGCGGATTCGATCTCTTTCAGAAGGGCCTGGTATTCCTTGTTCGTCTTCACGTCGTAGAGCTTGACTTCCAGTTTCTTTATCTTCTCTTTTTCGCCTTCCAGCTCCTTCTCTTTCTTGCGCCTCTCTTTTTCGAGTTCCTCGACGATCTCTTTCTCCTTTTCGATCTTGTCCCGGACCTCGGTGAGCTGGTCTTCCATCTGTCTGAGTTTCTTCGGAGCCTGAAGAAGCTTCTGCTCCCCTTCCATGATCATCGTTTCGATCTTCTGTGCCTCAAAGAGAGTCTCTAATTCCCGCTCCACCCTGTTGCCTCCATAAATGAGAAGGGGTGTACCCGATGGTACACCCCTTCTTACGTGAGTTTGCTATTCCGTTCTATGAGAAATTTCTTCACCATGTCTTCATATGTGGGCCCACTTGGGTTCGAACCAAGGACCTACCGGTTATGAGCCGGTGGCTCTTCCAGCTGAGCTATGGGCCCGACTTCTCTAATAAACTAAACGATTTCTTGGGGGTTTGTCAATGATGGAATGGACCTGCGGTCCGGGTGATGGGTGATAGGTGATGGGTAATGGGAAGAACCGGAGGATGAATGCTCGTTAGCCCAACGCAGAACCCCTGACCCCTGACCCATAACCCCGTCTTTCTCCATTTTTCCATTCCATTTTTCGGCGAATCTATACTACAATGTCGACACAGTTGCGAAATGAGAAGATGGGGAGGCGTGTCGTGAGCGACGGTAAGGTCACCAGGGAAGAACTTCTGGAGAAGGCCAGGAAACCGGCTGTGGATGCGATGAAGATGCATCCTTTCTACAAGGGGAAGATAGAGATGGTTCCCAAGTGCGTCATCAGGGACATCGACGATTTCGCCATATGGTATACGCCGGGAGTGGCGGAGCCATGCAAGGAGATAAACAGGGACCCCGAGAAGGTGTTCGAGTATACGAACAAGGGGAACATGGTGGGTATCGTGACCGACGGGACGCGGGTGCTCGGTCTTGGTGATATCGGTCCCATGGCGGGATTGCCCGTCATGGAGGGCAAGGCGCTCCTTTTCAAGTACCTGGGCGGAGTCGACGCCTTCCCCATTTGTCTCGATACGAAGGACCCCGATGAGATCGTTCGGACGGTGAAACTCATCGCGCCTGTTTTCGGGGGCATCAACCTCGAGGACATCGAGAACCCGAAATGCTTCTACGTCCTGGAAAAGCTGAGGGCGGAGTCGCCGATCCCCGTCTGGCATGATGACCAGCAGGGCACCGCGGCGGTCACGCTCGCCGGTCTCGTGAACGCCCTCAAGATAGTGGGAAAGAAGATCGAGGACGCGAAGATCACCATGATCGGCATAGGCGCCGCGAACGTCTGCATCGTGCGCATGCTCATCAAGGCGGGGGCCGATCCGAAGAAGATCATCGTCGTGGACAGCAAGGGAATACTCAACCGCAAGAGAGACGATATCAAGCCCAACTACAGGGAGAAGCTGGAACTCGCCGCGACAACGAACGGGGAGAACCGTGAAGGCGACACCGCGGCGGCGCTGAAGGGGCAGGATGTCCTCATCGCCCTGTCGAAGTCGGGACCGGACGTCATACAGAAGGATTGGGTGGCCTCGATGGCCGACAACGCGATCGTTTTCGTCTGTGCCAACCCCATACCCGAGATGTGGCCCTGGGACGCGAAAGAGGCGGGGGCGCGCATAGTTGCCACGGGCAGGAGCGATTTCCCCAATCAGGTAAACAACTCCGTGGGATTCCCGGCGATATTCCGGGGTACCCTCGATGTCAGGGCCCGGACCATCACCGACGAGATGTGCATAGCCGCGGCGTACGAACTTGCCCGGTGCGCCGAGGACAGGGGGCTTACCGAAGACCACCTCCTTCCGACGATGAATGAATGGGAAGTTTTCCCCCGGGAGGCCGTGGCGGTCGCGAAGATGGCAATGAAGCAGGGCGTCGCGCGCCTCACCATCGACGAAAAGGAACTCTACGACATGGCGGTGACGAAGATCCGCAGGGCCCAGGACGAGGTGGGTCTTCTTATGGAGAAGGGCATCATAGCGCCCTACGCCGGTTAAGGGGCCCCTCATGCGCGAGATCCATGTGGACGATATCGTTTCCGTTGTAGAACGCCTGTTCATCGACGCCAACATCGATCTTCCCGATATGATGTACGGCGCCATCCGGGACGCTATAGAGAAGGAGCGTTCGCCTGTCGGCAAGGAAGTATTGAGGGAACTCTTGAAGAACGCCGATACGGCCAGGGAAGAGCGGATGCCCATATGCCAGGACACGGGTCTCGCGGTGACCTTTCTCGAGATCGGCCAGGACGCGCACGTCGTGGGAGGAGACCTCACGGAGGCCGTGACGGAGGGGGTCCGCCGGGCATACCGCCACGGTCACCTCAGAAAGTCCTGCTGCCATCCTTTCACGCGGAAGAATACCGGGGACAACACACCTCCCATCATCCACACGAAGATCGTGCCAGGGGACGGTATGCGGATCACCGTTCTGCCGAAGGGCGGCGGGAGCGAGAACTATGGGGAGGTGCGGATGCTCATGCCCGCTGAGGGGAAGGATGGGGTCAGGGCCTTCGTCCTCGAGATGGTACGCAAGGGAGGACCCAATCCCTGTCCGCCCATCATCGTCGGTGTGGGCATCGGGGGCAATTTCGAGACCTCGGCGCTGCTGTCCAAGGAGGCCCTCATGGTTCCCGTGGGTAAACGCAATGATGACGGGGAGCTGGCAGCCATGGAGACGGAACTGCTCGAGGAGATCAACGCGACCGGTATAGGCCCTCAGGGGTACGGGGGCACGGTGACGGCCCTCGACGTTCACATAAAAATGGCGCCCTGCCATCTCGCGTCGCTGCCCGTGGCGGTGAACATCCAGTGCCACGCGCACCGCATCAGGGAGGCCATCCTATGACAACGGACCTCAAGAGGATAAGGACACCTCTTGCTGATGACGTAACAGGGTCCTTGAGGGCGGGGGAGAAGGTTCTTTTGTCCGGTTTCATCTATACGGCCCGGGACGCCGCGCACAAGAGGTTCATCGAGACCCTCGATGCGGGAGGTGAGCTGCCTTTCGACATCAGGGGGCAGGTCATCTACTATTGCGGCCCGGCGCCGGCACCGCCGGGAAAGATTATGGGGTCCTGCGGGCCCACAACGAGTTCCCGCATGGATGTCTATGCGCCGAGACTCATCTCCCTGGGTCTGAAAGGCATGATAGGGAAGGGTAAGCGTTCCGAGAAGGTGAGGGACGCGCTCAAGGAGCACAGGGCGGTCTATCTCGGAGCGACAGGCGGGGCCGGTGCGCTCATCGCGCGCACCGTTGTCGCCGCGGAGGTGATCGCTTATGAGGACCTGGGGCCCGAGGCGGTCGTCAGGCTTGAGGTGAAGGACATGCCGCTTTTCGTCATCAACGATATTCATGGCAACGACCTGTACCTGGAAGGCATTGAACGCTACAGAAAGTGATGTCCTTGTTTTGACTTTTTAGGGCAAATATTCTAAAAGAATGATAATAGAAGGAGATGCAATGCCAGAGATTCGTGTCGCCATAGCCGGCGTGGGGAACTGCGCGAGCTCGTTGGTACAGGGTATCATTTACTATTCCCGAAAGAGCGAGGATGCCATCGGGCTCATGCACAGCGATATCTGCGGTTACGGACCGGGAGACATCCGGATCGTGGCGGCCTTCGACATCGACCGGCGGAAGGTGGGGACCCCTCTCGAGAAGGCCATCTTCGCACCCCCCAACTGCACGAAGACCATAGAGGCCGATATCCCGCCCACGGGTGTCACCGTCCTCATGGGTCACGTCCTCGACGGCGTGGCGCCTCACATGAAGCAGTACCCGCCGGAGCGCTCCTTCGTTGTCGCAGACGAGGAGCCCGTCGATGTCGCAAAGGTCCTGAAGGAACGGAACGTCGACATTCTCCTTAACTACCTGCCTGTCGGTTCGGAACAGGCGGTGCGCCACTACGCCGAGTGCTGCCTCGAAAGCGGCGTCAGCCTTATCAACTGCATCCCCGTTTTCATTGCGTCAGACGACGAATGGGCAAGACGTTTCGAAGAGAAGGGAATACCGCTCGTCGGGGACGACGTCAAGTCCCAGATCGGGGCGACGATCATCCACAGGACCCTGGCCAAGCTCTTCAACGACCGCGGGGTGAAGCTCGACAACACCTATCAGCTCAACACCGGCGGCAACACCGATTTTCTCAACATGCTCAACAGGGAGCGGTTGACGTCGAAGAAGATATCGAAGACGGAGGCCGTGCAGTCGACCCTCGATGTCCCCATCCCGGCGGAGAACATCCATATCGGCCCTTCGGACTACGTCCCCTGGCAGAAGGACAACAAGGTCTGCTTCATGAGGCTCGAAGGAAGGATATTCGGCGACATACCCATCAACTGCGAACTGAGGCTTTCCGTCGAGGATTCCCCGAACAGCGGGGGATGCATCATCGACGCGGTCCGGTGCTGCAAGGTGGCGCGGGACAGGGGTATCGGCGGAGTGCTGGAGTCCATCTCTGCCTACACCATGAAGCACCCCATCCGGCAGTACCCCGACGAGACGGCGCGGGTGATGGTGGAGGAGTTTATCAGGGGTGAAAGGGTCCGGTAGGGGGGCCTTGCGTGATAAGCTCTAAGATCGGCCACCGCCTCGATCCCGTCATCCTTTCCCTGTACCGGGCCATCCTCGGACAGAGGACGATATCGCCCAACGTGATAAGCTCAGCGGGTACCCTCTTCGGTTTCCTGGCGGCAGCGCTCATCCTCATGGGATCTCCCGCGGCAGGTGCCGCCTCCCTCGTCGTGGCCGGTTTCTTCGATATCCTCGATGGCGCCATGGCCCGCGGTACCGGCAGGGTGACGCGCTTCGGCGGCTTTTTCGACTCCGTCCTCGACAGGTACACCGACATGGCCGTCATGGGGGCCATTCTCTTCGTTTACGTCCGCCAGGGGAGCACGGGATACGCCATGGCCGCCTTCGTCGCGGTGATCGGCGCCGCGCTCATACCCTATGCCCGCGCGCGGGCGGAGGCCGCGGGTCTTTCCGGCAAAACAGGTCTCCTCGAGAGGCCCGAGAGACTCGTCCTTCTCATCATAGGCCTCTTCGTCCCTTTCCTCCTCAACTGGATCATCATCATCCTCGCAGTCCTCACCCACGTGACGGTCATCCAAAGGATCGTGCATGTGTGGAGACAAACCAGAAAAACGGCTTGAACCGCTTAAGCCGTTTGAGCCGCTTGAACGTCAAGAACAACTGCAAATCTCAGCGAGACGAATGGATAGTGATGGCATCGAGTCTTTCAACGTTCAAGCAGTTCAAGCGGTTCAAGCGGCTGCAACCGTTTCTTACCGGTTCACCATGTTGAAGATCTCTTCCTTGAGGATGTTCTTTGCCATCTCCCGGGGGATGCCGGACTTGATGACGGTACCTTTCTTGAAGAGCATGGCGCTGTTCGCGCCGAAGGCGAGGCCTATGTCCGCCTCGCGCGCCTCGCCGGGGCCGTTGACCTCACAGCCCATGATGGCCACGTCCAGGTACGAATCGAAGTCGTTGATCTCCTTTTCGAACTCCTCGACTATCGCCGCGAGGTCCACTTTCGTCCTGCCGCAGGTGGGGCAGGAGATGATGTTGATGCCCCGTTTTCTCAGGCCCAGGTCGCGCAGGATGTGATAGGCCGCTATCACCTCGTACACGGGGTTGCCGGTCAGCGAGACCCTGATGGTGTCCCCGATACCTTCGTGGAGCAGTATGCCGATGCCGATCGCCGATTTGATGGCGCCGGAGAAGACGGGGCCTGCCTCCGTTATCCCCACGTGGAGGGGATAATCGGATCTC is a genomic window of Syntrophorhabdus sp. containing:
- a CDS encoding NADP-dependent malic enzyme, encoding MGRRVVSDGKVTREELLEKARKPAVDAMKMHPFYKGKIEMVPKCVIRDIDDFAIWYTPGVAEPCKEINRDPEKVFEYTNKGNMVGIVTDGTRVLGLGDIGPMAGLPVMEGKALLFKYLGGVDAFPICLDTKDPDEIVRTVKLIAPVFGGINLEDIENPKCFYVLEKLRAESPIPVWHDDQQGTAAVTLAGLVNALKIVGKKIEDAKITMIGIGAANVCIVRMLIKAGADPKKIIVVDSKGILNRKRDDIKPNYREKLELAATTNGENREGDTAAALKGQDVLIALSKSGPDVIQKDWVASMADNAIVFVCANPIPEMWPWDAKEAGARIVATGRSDFPNQVNNSVGFPAIFRGTLDVRARTITDEMCIAAAYELARCAEDRGLTEDHLLPTMNEWEVFPREAVAVAKMAMKQGVARLTIDEKELYDMAVTKIRRAQDEVGLLMEKGIIAPYAG
- a CDS encoding fumarate hydratase — its product is MREIHVDDIVSVVERLFIDANIDLPDMMYGAIRDAIEKERSPVGKEVLRELLKNADTAREERMPICQDTGLAVTFLEIGQDAHVVGGDLTEAVTEGVRRAYRHGHLRKSCCHPFTRKNTGDNTPPIIHTKIVPGDGMRITVLPKGGGSENYGEVRMLMPAEGKDGVRAFVLEMVRKGGPNPCPPIIVGVGIGGNFETSALLSKEALMVPVGKRNDDGELAAMETELLEEINATGIGPQGYGGTVTALDVHIKMAPCHLASLPVAVNIQCHAHRIREAIL
- a CDS encoding Fe-S-containing hydro-lyase — encoded protein: MTTDLKRIRTPLADDVTGSLRAGEKVLLSGFIYTARDAAHKRFIETLDAGGELPFDIRGQVIYYCGPAPAPPGKIMGSCGPTTSSRMDVYAPRLISLGLKGMIGKGKRSEKVRDALKEHRAVYLGATGGAGALIARTVVAAEVIAYEDLGPEAVVRLEVKDMPLFVINDIHGNDLYLEGIERYRK
- a CDS encoding inositol-3-phosphate synthase — protein: MPEIRVAIAGVGNCASSLVQGIIYYSRKSEDAIGLMHSDICGYGPGDIRIVAAFDIDRRKVGTPLEKAIFAPPNCTKTIEADIPPTGVTVLMGHVLDGVAPHMKQYPPERSFVVADEEPVDVAKVLKERNVDILLNYLPVGSEQAVRHYAECCLESGVSLINCIPVFIASDDEWARRFEEKGIPLVGDDVKSQIGATIIHRTLAKLFNDRGVKLDNTYQLNTGGNTDFLNMLNRERLTSKKISKTEAVQSTLDVPIPAENIHIGPSDYVPWQKDNKVCFMRLEGRIFGDIPINCELRLSVEDSPNSGGCIIDAVRCCKVARDRGIGGVLESISAYTMKHPIRQYPDETARVMVEEFIRGERVR
- a CDS encoding CDP-alcohol phosphatidyltransferase family protein; amino-acid sequence: MISSKIGHRLDPVILSLYRAILGQRTISPNVISSAGTLFGFLAAALILMGSPAAGAASLVVAGFFDILDGAMARGTGRVTRFGGFFDSVLDRYTDMAVMGAILFVYVRQGSTGYAMAAFVAVIGAALIPYARARAEAAGLSGKTGLLERPERLVLLIIGLFVPFLLNWIIIILAVLTHVTVIQRIVHVWRQTRKTA